One window of the Sulfitobacter alexandrii genome contains the following:
- the clpA gene encoding ATP-dependent Clp protease ATP-binding subunit ClpA, with protein sequence MPSFSNTLEQAIHAALALANARRHEFATLEHLLLALIDEPDAVQVMKACSVDVSELRDTLVEFVDEDLSNLVTDVDGSEAVPTAAFQRVIQRAAIHVQSSGRTEVTGANVLVAIFAERESNAAYFLQEQDMTRYDAVNYIAHGVAKDPAYGEQRPVAGAPEHEEEAQGVTDGDKKESALAKYCVDLNAKSREGDIDPLIGRESEVERCIQVLCRRRKNNPLLVGDPGVGKTAIAEGLARKIVAGETPEVLSKTTIYSLDMGALLAGTRYRGDFEERLKAVVAELEDHKDAVLFIDEIHTVIGAGATSGGAMDASNLLKPALAGGKLRTMGSTTYKEFRQHFEKDRALSRRFQKIDVNEPSVEDATKILKGLKPYFEEHHSVKYTSDAIKTSVELAHRYINDRKLPDSAIDVIDEAGAAQHLVAASKRRKTIGTKEVEAVVAKIARIPPKNVSKDDVVVLKDLESSLKRVVFGQDKAIEALSSAIKLARAGLREPEKPIGNYLFAGPTGVGKTEVAKQLADTLGVELLRFDMSEYMEKHAVSRLIGAPPGYVGFDQGGMLTDGVDQHPHCVLLLDEMEKAHPDVYNILLQVMDHGKLTDHNGRTVDFRNVVLIMTSNAGAAEQAKEAIGFGRDRRTGEDTAAIERTFSPEFRNRLDAVISFGALPKEVILRVVEKFVLQLEAQLMDRNVTIELSKKAAEWLADKGYDDKMGARPLGRVIQENIKKPLAEELLFGKLAKGGVVKVGVKKGELDLQILSPENARLSGNKPPLLTAE encoded by the coding sequence GTGCCTTCATTCTCGAATACGCTTGAGCAAGCAATCCATGCCGCGCTGGCCCTGGCCAACGCCCGTCGGCACGAATTTGCGACATTGGAACATCTCCTTCTGGCCCTGATCGATGAACCCGACGCCGTACAGGTGATGAAGGCGTGCTCGGTCGATGTTTCCGAACTGCGTGACACGCTGGTCGAATTCGTGGACGAGGATCTGAGCAACCTCGTCACCGATGTCGACGGGTCCGAGGCAGTGCCGACTGCCGCGTTCCAGCGCGTGATCCAGCGCGCGGCGATCCACGTCCAGTCGTCCGGCCGAACCGAAGTGACCGGTGCCAACGTGCTGGTCGCCATCTTTGCCGAACGCGAGTCGAACGCCGCCTATTTCCTGCAGGAACAGGACATGACCCGCTACGACGCGGTGAACTACATCGCGCATGGCGTCGCCAAGGATCCGGCGTACGGCGAACAGCGCCCGGTGGCAGGCGCCCCCGAGCACGAGGAAGAGGCGCAGGGCGTCACGGACGGCGACAAGAAGGAATCCGCGCTGGCCAAGTACTGCGTGGACCTCAATGCCAAGTCGCGCGAAGGCGATATCGATCCGCTCATCGGTCGCGAGTCCGAGGTCGAGCGTTGCATTCAGGTGCTGTGCCGCCGCCGCAAGAACAACCCGCTGCTGGTGGGTGACCCCGGCGTGGGAAAGACCGCCATCGCCGAAGGGCTGGCGCGCAAGATCGTGGCAGGCGAAACCCCCGAAGTGCTTTCCAAGACCACCATCTACTCGCTCGACATGGGTGCCCTCCTCGCGGGGACACGCTATCGCGGCGATTTCGAGGAACGGCTGAAGGCCGTTGTCGCGGAACTGGAAGACCACAAGGACGCGGTTCTGTTCATCGACGAGATCCACACGGTGATCGGCGCCGGCGCGACGTCTGGCGGCGCGATGGATGCCTCAAACCTGCTCAAGCCTGCCCTGGCGGGCGGCAAGCTGCGCACCATGGGCTCCACCACCTACAAGGAGTTCCGTCAGCATTTCGAGAAGGACCGCGCGCTGAGCCGCCGGTTCCAGAAGATCGACGTGAACGAGCCGTCGGTGGAAGACGCGACCAAGATCCTCAAGGGCCTGAAGCCCTATTTCGAGGAGCACCATAGCGTCAAGTACACCTCCGACGCGATCAAGACCTCGGTCGAGCTGGCACACCGCTACATCAACGATCGCAAGCTGCCGGATTCGGCCATCGACGTGATCGACGAAGCCGGTGCCGCCCAGCATCTGGTCGCGGCCTCCAAGCGGCGCAAGACCATCGGCACAAAGGAGGTCGAGGCCGTGGTGGCCAAGATCGCCCGGATCCCGCCCAAGAACGTGTCCAAGGACGACGTGGTGGTGTTGAAGGACCTGGAGTCGTCGCTCAAGCGCGTGGTGTTCGGTCAGGACAAGGCGATCGAGGCGCTGTCTTCGGCGATCAAGCTGGCCCGCGCGGGTCTGCGCGAACCCGAAAAGCCCATCGGCAACTACCTGTTTGCCGGGCCAACCGGTGTCGGCAAGACCGAGGTCGCCAAGCAGCTTGCCGACACGCTGGGCGTGGAACTGCTGCGTTTCGACATGTCCGAGTACATGGAGAAACACGCGGTCAGCCGCCTGATCGGCGCGCCTCCGGGCTACGTCGGTTTCGACCAGGGCGGCATGCTCACGGATGGCGTGGACCAGCACCCGCACTGTGTCCTGCTGCTTGACGAGATGGAGAAGGCTCATCCGGACGTCTACAACATCCTGCTGCAGGTGATGGACCACGGCAAGCTGACCGACCACAACGGCCGGACGGTGGATTTCCGCAATGTCGTGCTCATCATGACGTCGAACGCTGGCGCTGCGGAACAGGCCAAGGAGGCGATCGGCTTTGGCCGTGACCGCCGCACCGGCGAGGATACCGCCGCGATCGAGCGGACCTTCTCGCCCGAGTTCCGCAACCGTCTGGATGCGGTTATCAGCTTTGGCGCCCTGCCCAAGGAGGTCATCCTGCGCGTGGTCGAGAAGTTCGTCCTGCAACTGGAAGCACAGCTGATGGACCGCAACGTGACCATCGAACTGAGCAAAAAGGCAGCCGAATGGCTGGCCGACAAGGGCTACGACGACAAGATGGGCGCACGCCCGCTGGGTCGCGTCATCCAGGAGAACATCAAGAAGCCTCTCGCCGAGGAACTGTTGTTCGGCAAACTCGCCAAGGGCGGCGTGGTCAAGGTCGGCGTGAAGAAGGGCGAACTCGACCTTCAGATCCTCAGCCCGGAGAACGCGCGGCTGTCGGGTAACAAGCCGCCGCTTCTGACTGCGGAATGA
- the gloB gene encoding hydroxyacylglutathione hydrolase → MPFDLITVPCLSDNYAYLLHDRNTGETACIDVPEAGPIKAALEDHGWTLSQVWLTHHHWDHVDGLADLLADHHASVVGAAADAHRMPELNVRVKEGDTVKLGDLSARVIDVSGHTVGHIAFYVADAGAAFTADSLMALGCGRLFEGTPEQMWGSMQKLMELPPETTICSGHEYTASNAKFALTVDPENAALISRAKAVEDAREKGEPTVPSKLSTELETNPFLRPADPGIRATLGMPDASDSDVFAEIRKRKDDF, encoded by the coding sequence ATGCCCTTTGATCTGATTACCGTTCCCTGCCTGTCGGACAACTACGCCTATCTCCTGCACGACCGCAACACCGGGGAGACTGCCTGCATCGACGTGCCGGAAGCCGGACCGATCAAGGCGGCGCTGGAGGATCATGGCTGGACCCTGTCCCAGGTCTGGCTGACCCATCACCACTGGGATCACGTGGATGGTCTGGCCGACCTGCTGGCGGATCACCACGCCTCCGTGGTGGGGGCTGCGGCGGACGCCCACCGGATGCCCGAGCTCAATGTCCGGGTCAAGGAAGGCGACACCGTGAAGCTGGGCGACCTTTCCGCCCGCGTGATCGACGTGTCGGGGCATACCGTGGGCCATATCGCCTTCTACGTGGCGGACGCCGGCGCCGCCTTTACCGCGGACAGCCTGATGGCGCTCGGGTGCGGGCGCCTGTTCGAAGGGACGCCCGAGCAGATGTGGGGCTCCATGCAAAAGCTGATGGAACTGCCCCCCGAGACGACGATCTGCTCCGGCCACGAGTATACCGCGTCGAACGCGAAATTCGCGCTGACCGTTGATCCCGAGAACGCCGCGCTTATATCTAGGGCCAAGGCCGTGGAGGATGCCCGCGAAAAGGGCGAACCGACGGTGCCGTCGAAACTTTCAACCGAACTTGAAACCAATCCCTTCCTGCGCCCCGCCGACCCCGGCATCCGGGCCACCCTGGGGATGCCAGACGCCTCGGACAGCGACGTGTTTGCGGAGATCCGCAAGCGCAAGGATGACTTCTGA
- a CDS encoding class I SAM-dependent methyltransferase encodes MHLDVQDLRNFYYRSTLGRAAQKSLRNRMLGLWPEAKGQTVVGFGFAAPLLRPYLADARRVMTLMPAPQGVMPWPAGMPNTSVLTEETIWPLETGHVDKLVLLHGLETSERPSDLLEECWRVLGPGGKALFIVPNRAGLWARRDRTPFGYGRPYSPGQLDAQLRKHQFIPERQVGALYQVPSQQRIWMKSAGLFERFGRHTPTILAGGAFMVEATKQVYPPKGRTQRQRKRVSVLDGLTEPAVGSARKLGT; translated from the coding sequence ATGCATCTTGACGTCCAGGACCTGCGCAACTTCTACTACCGCAGCACGCTGGGCCGTGCCGCCCAGAAATCCCTGCGCAACCGGATGCTGGGCCTCTGGCCCGAGGCAAAGGGCCAGACCGTGGTCGGCTTCGGGTTCGCCGCCCCGCTTCTGCGCCCCTATCTGGCCGATGCGCGCAGGGTGATGACCCTGATGCCCGCCCCGCAGGGGGTGATGCCCTGGCCCGCGGGGATGCCCAACACCTCTGTCCTGACAGAAGAGACCATCTGGCCGCTGGAAACCGGCCACGTGGACAAGCTGGTTCTGTTGCATGGGCTCGAGACCTCCGAACGTCCTTCGGACCTGCTGGAGGAATGCTGGCGGGTGCTCGGACCCGGAGGCAAGGCCCTGTTCATCGTACCGAACCGGGCGGGTCTCTGGGCACGCCGCGACCGGACCCCGTTCGGCTACGGTCGGCCCTATTCGCCGGGACAGCTGGATGCGCAGTTGCGCAAGCACCAGTTCATTCCGGAACGCCAGGTAGGCGCCCTCTACCAGGTGCCCTCGCAACAACGGATCTGGATGAAATCCGCAGGCCTTTTCGAGCGTTTCGGCCGCCACACGCCGACGATCCTTGCCGGCGGCGCCTTCATGGTGGAGGCGACAAAGCAGGTCTATCCACCCAAGGGCCGGACTCAGAGGCAGCGCAAGCGGGTCAGTGTCCTTGACGGGCTGACCGAACCCGCGGTGGGCAGCGCCCGCAAACTGGGAACCTGA
- a CDS encoding calcium-binding protein, which translates to MLGLTLLPFLCVGLFLVAFNNDDDDTVETPDPETPDEVVNGTEGDDILAATGSETVNGGAGNDSLTTNAGSVGAVLNGEADNDDLQAEGGNSTLNGGEGDDRLFATDTSDGAVLNGDDGRDDLRAGGTAPTLNGGEGDDSLYNDDAVDAVLNGDGGDDFFGLQTDQDLEGNGGTGNDVFEAFIEGGDVRLNGGEGDDDFIVGGEGGVIHGDAGDDVIYIESAGAEAFGDDGNDDLAVRVVLDAGAADAASTLAGGEGADSFTIELYDPARPADPQDDDLGVVTHISDFDPQEDNLVLDLRGSGSQVNGISTTPSEDGSYLDVTVDVAASATAPAQSFTVRLTGVTALDADQIVIHENARAVA; encoded by the coding sequence ATGCTTGGTCTCACGCTGTTGCCGTTCCTTTGCGTCGGCTTGTTCCTCGTTGCCTTCAACAACGACGATGACGACACTGTGGAGACTCCGGACCCCGAAACGCCGGACGAGGTGGTGAACGGTACGGAGGGAGACGACATCCTCGCGGCCACCGGATCCGAAACCGTGAACGGGGGGGCCGGAAACGACTCCCTGACCACGAATGCCGGCTCCGTCGGTGCCGTGCTGAACGGCGAGGCGGACAACGACGACCTGCAGGCCGAGGGCGGCAATTCCACCCTGAACGGAGGCGAAGGCGACGACCGGCTGTTCGCGACGGATACCTCGGACGGGGCCGTGCTGAATGGCGACGACGGGCGCGACGACCTGAGGGCGGGGGGCACCGCCCCCACGCTGAACGGCGGAGAGGGCGACGACAGCCTCTACAACGATGATGCCGTCGACGCGGTGTTGAACGGCGACGGCGGGGACGACTTCTTCGGCTTGCAGACCGATCAGGATCTCGAAGGGAATGGCGGCACCGGCAACGACGTGTTCGAAGCCTTCATCGAAGGCGGCGACGTGCGCCTGAACGGCGGCGAGGGCGACGACGACTTCATCGTCGGCGGCGAAGGCGGCGTCATCCACGGCGACGCCGGCGACGACGTGATCTACATCGAATCCGCCGGGGCCGAAGCCTTTGGCGACGATGGCAACGACGATCTGGCGGTGCGCGTCGTGCTCGACGCCGGGGCGGCGGATGCGGCCAGCACACTGGCCGGAGGCGAAGGTGCCGACAGCTTCACCATAGAGCTCTACGACCCTGCCCGGCCCGCGGACCCGCAGGACGACGATCTGGGCGTGGTGACCCATATCAGCGATTTCGACCCGCAGGAGGATAATCTGGTGCTGGACCTGCGCGGTTCGGGCAGCCAGGTCAACGGGATTTCGACAACGCCTTCCGAAGATGGCAGCTACCTCGACGTGACTGTCGATGTCGCAGCCTCCGCCACGGCGCCGGCGCAGTCCTTTACCGTGCGGCTGACGGGTGTCACCGCGCTGGACGCCGATCAGATCGTGATCCACGAGAACGCCCGCGCGGTCGCCTGA
- a CDS encoding calcium-binding protein: MLGLYVLPLLVFGLLFIPFGSDSDPEDAEVPDEPDPLEPPETPDEPTEGSVFDGTAGDDRIEVHVDNATVNGGAGDDELIADSRFDGNVLNGDAGNDTIASFGSSTANGGIGDDRLSGSGTLNGGAGDDELVYRSAARADGGEGDDFIRAATGLSGSGPVTVNGGDGDDTIGIEVTEYTDPEEGALRSFSGGAGNDTFALSYNSADSDIGLIARIEDFDPAQDVLELDLLADSSYLQLNDVTFAEADDGSYTDLNLSLTDERSDEVSDVSIRLEGVSGLTMDNLTFVGPDGDVLNPGFDDATGTDDGGVAVAGGTYNTLGGGNDTVTGDGGGAYTQLGDGDDLYQVNGADGSTVTGGDGNDTIEAGPAGGNAHYLGSAGDDVLSVDHDAAEVSGGTGDDTVSIGGDDIFVNGGSGDDVFIAQEGSGPDVVFWGGTGTDSFTIRAGQTAVDVPNSSEGTFVVNISEDEVTNGFATILRPPGGASIQLNIDPGIEGDIDVVTNRYDSPLVEPTQDFAIFVGDTQVLQLTTAPIGSNETIYANEVFDFDINRAGAA; the protein is encoded by the coding sequence ATGTTGGGGCTGTACGTTTTGCCGCTGTTGGTTTTTGGCTTGCTGTTTATCCCCTTTGGTTCGGATAGCGACCCTGAAGATGCGGAGGTACCGGACGAGCCCGATCCGCTGGAACCGCCTGAAACACCAGATGAACCCACGGAAGGCAGTGTCTTCGACGGGACGGCCGGCGATGACCGGATTGAGGTCCACGTTGACAATGCGACCGTAAACGGCGGTGCGGGCGACGATGAACTCATCGCGGACAGCCGGTTCGATGGGAACGTCCTGAATGGCGACGCCGGGAATGACACCATCGCAAGTTTCGGTTCATCCACGGCCAACGGTGGCATCGGAGACGACAGGCTGTCTGGCAGTGGCACCCTTAATGGCGGTGCCGGCGACGACGAACTGGTCTATCGCTCGGCAGCCCGTGCGGATGGGGGCGAAGGCGACGATTTCATCCGGGCAGCCACCGGGCTTTCCGGTAGCGGGCCGGTCACGGTGAACGGCGGCGACGGTGACGACACCATCGGGATCGAAGTGACGGAGTATACCGATCCGGAGGAAGGCGCCCTGCGCAGTTTCAGCGGCGGTGCGGGCAATGATACCTTTGCGTTGAGCTACAATTCGGCTGATTCAGATATCGGGCTGATTGCCCGGATCGAGGATTTCGACCCGGCACAGGACGTGCTGGAACTGGATCTGCTGGCGGATTCGTCCTATCTGCAGCTGAACGACGTCACCTTCGCCGAGGCCGATGACGGCAGCTATACCGACCTGAACCTATCCCTCACCGATGAACGATCCGATGAAGTCAGCGACGTTTCCATAAGACTGGAAGGTGTCTCAGGTCTGACGATGGATAACTTGACATTTGTCGGTCCGGACGGAGACGTGCTGAACCCGGGGTTTGACGATGCAACCGGCACCGACGATGGCGGCGTGGCTGTTGCGGGTGGCACCTACAACACGCTGGGCGGCGGCAATGACACCGTGACCGGGGATGGCGGCGGGGCGTATACGCAACTCGGCGATGGCGACGACCTCTATCAGGTCAACGGGGCCGACGGCAGCACCGTCACCGGCGGGGATGGCAATGACACCATCGAAGCCGGTCCGGCTGGAGGCAATGCGCACTATCTGGGTAGCGCAGGCGATGATGTGCTCAGCGTCGATCACGATGCCGCGGAGGTGTCGGGTGGAACCGGTGACGACACCGTTTCGATTGGTGGCGACGACATTTTTGTCAACGGTGGCTCTGGGGATGATGTGTTCATCGCGCAGGAAGGGTCTGGACCGGATGTGGTGTTCTGGGGCGGCACCGGGACGGACAGTTTTACCATTCGTGCTGGCCAGACAGCCGTTGATGTCCCTAACTCCAGCGAAGGTACCTTCGTCGTGAACATCTCCGAGGATGAAGTGACAAACGGTTTCGCAACAATTCTCAGACCACCAGGTGGGGCCAGTATTCAGTTGAACATCGATCCAGGGATCGAAGGGGACATTGACGTCGTAACAAACAGGTACGACAGCCCCCTGGTAGAACCAACGCAAGACTTTGCGATCTTCGTGGGTGACACACAGGTGCTGCAATTGACTACAGCGCCCATTGGGTCGAACGAGACGATCTATGCGAACGAAGTCTTCGACTTCGACATCAACCGCGCAGGCGCGGCATAG
- a CDS encoding F0F1 ATP synthase subunit delta has product MSETASISTGIAQRYASAVYDLAKDGDKVKDIESDLDALNEALNGSEDFRDLINSPVYTRDEQGKAITALAKKMNLSSIMSSTLALMASKRRLFVLPQLVRTLREQIAEDKGEVTADVVSAKALTKAQSDKLAKTLTANTGKTVTLQTTVDESLIGGLIVKVGSKMIDTSIRSKLNSLQNVMKEVG; this is encoded by the coding sequence GTGTCCGAAACAGCTTCGATTTCCACCGGTATCGCACAGCGTTACGCGTCAGCGGTCTATGATCTGGCCAAGGATGGCGACAAGGTCAAAGATATCGAATCCGATCTCGACGCGCTGAACGAGGCGCTGAACGGCAGCGAGGATTTCCGCGACCTGATCAATTCGCCGGTCTACACCCGCGACGAGCAGGGCAAGGCCATCACCGCGCTCGCCAAGAAGATGAATCTTTCCTCGATCATGTCCAGCACCCTGGCGCTGATGGCAAGCAAGCGGCGGCTGTTCGTCCTGCCGCAGCTGGTCCGGACGCTGCGCGAGCAGATCGCCGAGGACAAGGGCGAGGTCACCGCGGACGTGGTATCGGCCAAGGCGCTGACCAAGGCGCAGTCTGACAAACTTGCCAAGACGCTGACCGCGAACACCGGCAAGACCGTAACGCTTCAAACGACCGTTGATGAAAGCCTCATCGGCGGTCTTATCGTCAAAGTGGGCTCCAAGATGATCGATACGTCGATCCGCTCGAAGCTCAATTCCCTCCAGAACGTAATGAAAGAGGTCGGATAA